The following coding sequences lie in one Thermosulfuriphilus ammonigenes genomic window:
- a CDS encoding TolC family protein: MFFCRLISVVMLALALAVPSLADELGLPEARELALKHNPLIKAAQAEERAARAGIDLARSNFLPRLDLSQSYIRTNSPPQVFSFKLSQRDFHQSDFALDRLNRPSPITNLRTELVLTQPIFNRGREITGYRLAKIRQAMAREALRQTRQKVLLQVEEAFLNWLLAIDAHQVMASAVETAEANLKTVKARYQAGTALKSDLLQAEVHLAGLKKEELAAQNRIQVALSALNVAMGLPPGRLWQPRRPQIHINPQGLTLKQWTETALKQRPEAVFFTLLVEAARLRVKQAKMEFLPAINLQGIYEYNSAGIGDPSGDAWMVIARADLNLFKGLGDVSALRKARAELLKTEARQRNINQQIRHQVREAYLNLETAHSQVGVTQKAVSQAEEGLRIVEKRYRQGLTIITELLDAQTALKRARLEHLQALYTWRLAWTRLRYTAGTLIDEIKVSPKEETPK, encoded by the coding sequence ATGTTTTTCTGTCGTCTTATCTCCGTAGTTATGCTGGCTTTGGCTTTGGCCGTTCCTTCTCTGGCCGATGAATTGGGGCTTCCTGAGGCCCGGGAGCTGGCCCTTAAACACAACCCCCTCATCAAGGCCGCCCAGGCCGAAGAAAGGGCTGCCAGAGCAGGGATAGATCTGGCAAGAAGCAACTTTTTGCCCCGTCTGGATCTCTCTCAGAGCTACATTCGAACCAACAGTCCGCCTCAAGTCTTTTCTTTCAAGCTCTCCCAGCGGGATTTTCATCAATCCGACTTCGCCCTTGATCGCCTCAATCGCCCCTCTCCCATCACTAACCTGCGGACTGAATTGGTTCTTACTCAGCCTATATTTAATCGCGGCCGGGAGATAACCGGCTACAGACTGGCCAAAATACGCCAGGCCATGGCCCGCGAGGCCCTAAGACAGACGAGGCAGAAAGTTCTCCTTCAGGTAGAAGAGGCCTTTCTCAATTGGCTCTTGGCCATCGACGCCCACCAAGTAATGGCTTCGGCGGTAGAGACGGCGGAGGCAAACCTTAAGACCGTTAAAGCCCGCTACCAGGCCGGAACCGCCCTTAAGAGTGACCTCCTACAGGCCGAGGTCCATCTGGCCGGCCTCAAAAAAGAAGAACTGGCGGCCCAAAACCGGATTCAGGTGGCCCTTTCGGCCCTCAATGTGGCCATGGGCCTTCCCCCGGGGCGCCTGTGGCAACCGCGGCGGCCTCAAATTCATATCAATCCTCAGGGGCTTACCCTTAAGCAGTGGACAGAAACAGCCCTTAAACAGCGTCCGGAGGCCGTTTTCTTTACCCTTCTTGTAGAGGCGGCCCGCCTGCGAGTTAAGCAGGCCAAAATGGAATTTTTACCGGCTATCAATCTTCAAGGAATCTATGAGTATAACTCCGCTGGTATCGGAGACCCTTCAGGTGACGCCTGGATGGTCATCGCCCGGGCAGATCTCAATCTCTTCAAAGGCCTGGGAGATGTCTCGGCCCTCAGAAAGGCCCGGGCCGAGCTCCTCAAGACCGAAGCTCGACAGCGGAATATCAACCAACAGATAAGGCATCAGGTGCGAGAAGCCTATCTTAATCTAGAGACTGCTCACTCCCAGGTGGGGGTTACCCAAAAGGCTGTCTCCCAGGCCGAAGAAGGTCTTAGAATCGTCGAGAAGCGCTATCGCCAGGGGCTGACCATTATCACCGAGCTCCTTGATGCTCAAACGGCCCTCAAGAGGGCCAGGTTGGAACACCTTCAGGCCCTTTATACCTGGCGCTTGGCCTGGACAAGGTTACGGTATACCGCCGGGACTCTCATTGATGAGATTAAGGTCTCACCAAAAGAGGAAACTCCAAAATAG
- the purF gene encoding amidophosphoribosyltransferase — MCGIFGVFGHREAAKLAYFGLYALQHRGQESAGIAVSNGREIREHKGMGLVAEVFDEETLVQLKGHIAVGHVRYSTTGASALKNAQPFCVTHSKHTYGIAHNGNLTNSRELRERLEAQGSIFQTTIDSEIILHLLAKVASRGIEEALTIVMETIEGAYSCLLLTEDKLIAFRDPHGFRPLCLGILNGGYVVASETCALDLIQAQYLRDIRPGEIVIIGKDGLQSIQAIPPSPRQARCIFEFIYFARPDSNVFGENVYLIRRSLGERLAEEARFDCDFVMPFPDSGNYAAVGYARASGLPFEMGVIRNHYVGRTFIQPSQSMRDFSVRVKLNPVKEIIRGQRVLVVDDSIVRGTTSRTRVRAIREAGASKIYMVISCPPIRFPCYFGIDFPSRGELIAARHQVEEIQRYLDLDGLHYLSLEGMLAACRAEDGSFCTACFTGQYPIEIRTDLSKNILERHP; from the coding sequence ATGTGCGGTATATTCGGTGTTTTTGGCCATAGAGAGGCGGCTAAATTGGCCTACTTCGGCCTTTATGCCTTACAGCACCGGGGCCAGGAATCGGCTGGAATCGCAGTCTCCAACGGTCGAGAGATCAGGGAACACAAAGGTATGGGGTTGGTGGCTGAAGTCTTTGATGAGGAGACCCTCGTCCAACTCAAGGGACACATTGCCGTGGGTCATGTGCGGTACTCAACCACCGGCGCCTCAGCCCTCAAAAATGCCCAACCATTCTGTGTCACTCATTCCAAGCACACCTATGGTATCGCCCATAACGGCAATCTTACCAATTCCCGGGAGTTAAGAGAAAGGCTTGAGGCTCAAGGGTCCATTTTTCAGACTACCATCGACAGCGAGATCATCCTCCACCTCCTGGCCAAAGTGGCCTCCCGGGGCATTGAAGAGGCCCTAACCATAGTAATGGAGACCATCGAGGGAGCTTACTCCTGTCTCCTCCTCACCGAAGACAAATTGATAGCCTTCCGAGACCCACATGGGTTCCGGCCATTGTGTCTGGGAATCCTGAACGGGGGTTACGTGGTGGCCTCGGAGACCTGTGCTTTGGATCTAATTCAGGCCCAGTATCTTCGGGACATAAGGCCGGGGGAGATAGTCATTATCGGCAAAGATGGTCTTCAGTCGATCCAGGCCATACCCCCTTCACCGCGCCAGGCCCGGTGCATTTTCGAATTTATCTATTTTGCCCGGCCCGATAGCAACGTTTTTGGGGAAAATGTCTATCTGATCCGTCGCTCTCTGGGAGAAAGGCTGGCCGAAGAGGCCCGCTTTGACTGTGACTTTGTCATGCCCTTTCCAGACTCCGGCAACTATGCGGCAGTGGGATATGCCCGGGCCAGTGGTCTGCCCTTTGAGATGGGAGTTATCCGGAACCATTACGTCGGCCGGACTTTTATCCAGCCCAGCCAGTCAATGCGGGATTTTTCGGTCCGGGTGAAGCTTAACCCGGTTAAGGAAATCATCCGGGGGCAGCGGGTTCTGGTAGTTGATGACTCCATCGTCCGGGGCACGACCAGCCGAACCAGGGTTCGGGCCATAAGGGAGGCAGGGGCCAGCAAGATCTACATGGTTATCTCCTGCCCGCCGATCCGATTTCCCTGCTACTTCGGTATAGATTTCCCCAGCCGGGGAGAACTTATTGCCGCTAGACATCAGGTGGAAGAAATTCAGAGATATCTAGACCTAGACGGTCTTCATTATCTCTCCCTCGAGGGGATGCTGGCTGCTTGCCGGGCTGAAGACGGTTCCTTTTGCACGGCCTGCTTTACCGGCCAATACCCCATTGAAATCCGAACTGACCTTTCCAAAAACATTCTGGAACGACACCCATAA
- the carB gene encoding carbamoyl-phosphate synthase large subunit, with protein sequence MPKRTDIKKILIIGSGPIVIGQACEFDYSGTQACKALKEEGYEVVLVNSNPATIMTDPEMAHRTYIEPITPEVVEKIIAAERPDALLPTLGGQTGLNVAFEVARQGILERYGVEMIGASAEVIKKAEDREEFRAAMERIGLRIPRSGIARTMEEARAIARELGYPLIVRPSFTLGGTGGGVVYNREDLEEIAAAGLELSLIHEIMLEESVIGWKEYELEVMRDAKDNVVIICSIENLDPMGVHTGDSITVAPAQTLSDREYQMMRDAALAIMREIGVDTGGSNIQFAIHPQTGEMVVIEMNPRVSRSSALASKATGFPIAKIAAKLAIGYTLDEIPNDITRETMASFEPTIDYVVVKIPRFTFEKFPEAKDELTTSMKSVGETMAIGRTFKEALQKGLRGLEIGRAGLGADGKSPSDRGRSIPREELEARLRIPNSQRLFYIREALLAGFSPEEIHRLSLIDPWFIEQIRQIVAAEKDVKEKGHTSEGIYEAKRMGFSDQQIAFLTGKTASQVESLRKQWGIRPVYKLVDTCAAEFEAYTPYYYSTYEVENEARVSDRPSVMILGGGPNRIGQGIEFDYCCVHASFALREEGVESIMVNSNPETVSTDYDTSDKLYFEPLTFEDVMHIYEIHRPRGVIVQFGGQTPLNLAVPLARAGVPILGTSPDAIDRAEDRERFKALLEKLGLIQPPNGTAFTLEEAKDVASRIGYPVLVRPSYVLGGRAMQIVYDEEGLSRFMVEAAKVSPEHPVLIDKFLQDAIEVDVDALSDGTHTVIGGIMEHIEEAGIHSGDSACVLPPHTLKSSVVNEIAEATRALARELGVVGLMNVQYAVKGGELYVLEVNPRASRTVPFVSKATGVPLARLATKVMLGRSLKDLGFTSEIRVPHVAVKESVFPFRRFPGVDVLLGPEMKSTGEVMGIDQSFGLAFAKAQLAAGQRLPTEGTVFITVKDEDKEAIVETAKLLYDLGFKIIATEGTSVFLAKRGVPNQRVLKVSEGRPNVVDLIKNGQIQLVINTALGKRTKEDAYIIRRATLDYNIPYATTVAGAKAMALAVKAMKEEGFQVVPLQEYYRRVPECYYRRQGLIR encoded by the coding sequence ATGCCCAAAAGGACGGACATCAAAAAAATCCTCATCATTGGCTCTGGTCCTATTGTGATCGGTCAGGCCTGTGAATTCGACTACTCAGGCACTCAGGCCTGCAAGGCCCTCAAAGAGGAGGGCTATGAGGTGGTCCTGGTTAACTCCAATCCCGCCACCATCATGACCGATCCCGAGATGGCTCACCGCACCTACATCGAACCTATCACCCCCGAGGTGGTAGAGAAGATCATCGCCGCCGAACGGCCTGATGCCCTCTTGCCCACCTTGGGAGGGCAGACCGGTCTTAATGTGGCCTTTGAGGTGGCCCGACAGGGAATCCTTGAAAGATACGGGGTTGAAATGATCGGGGCTTCGGCAGAAGTCATCAAAAAAGCCGAAGACCGCGAGGAGTTTCGGGCGGCCATGGAGAGAATCGGGCTACGCATCCCCCGCTCAGGCATTGCCCGGACCATGGAAGAAGCCAGGGCCATCGCCAGAGAGCTAGGGTATCCCCTCATCGTTCGTCCCAGCTTCACCCTGGGGGGAACCGGCGGCGGGGTAGTATATAACCGGGAAGATCTGGAAGAGATTGCCGCTGCCGGCCTGGAGCTTTCCCTGATCCATGAAATCATGCTCGAGGAGTCAGTTATCGGCTGGAAGGAATACGAGCTTGAGGTAATGCGCGATGCCAAGGACAATGTGGTCATTATCTGCTCCATAGAAAACCTTGATCCCATGGGAGTCCACACCGGAGACTCTATCACCGTGGCCCCGGCCCAGACCTTAAGTGACCGTGAATATCAGATGATGCGTGACGCCGCCCTGGCTATCATGCGGGAGATAGGGGTGGATACCGGCGGTTCAAATATACAGTTTGCCATTCATCCCCAAACAGGGGAGATGGTGGTTATCGAGATGAATCCGCGGGTCTCCCGTTCTTCGGCCCTGGCCAGCAAGGCGACCGGATTCCCCATCGCTAAGATCGCCGCCAAGCTGGCCATAGGATACACCCTGGATGAGATCCCCAATGATATCACCCGGGAGACCATGGCCTCATTTGAGCCTACTATCGACTATGTGGTAGTTAAGATTCCCCGCTTCACCTTTGAAAAGTTTCCCGAGGCCAAAGATGAGCTCACCACCTCCATGAAGAGCGTCGGTGAGACCATGGCCATTGGTCGAACCTTCAAGGAGGCCCTTCAAAAGGGACTAAGAGGGCTGGAAATCGGCCGAGCCGGCTTAGGGGCCGATGGCAAGTCCCCCTCTGACCGGGGAAGGTCCATTCCTCGAGAGGAGCTCGAGGCCCGACTGCGCATTCCCAACAGTCAACGGCTCTTCTATATCCGTGAGGCCCTTCTGGCTGGTTTCTCTCCGGAGGAGATTCACCGCCTCTCCCTCATTGATCCCTGGTTTATCGAACAGATCAGGCAGATCGTCGCAGCGGAAAAGGATGTTAAGGAAAAGGGCCACACCTCGGAAGGCATATATGAGGCCAAAAGAATGGGCTTTTCTGATCAGCAGATAGCCTTTCTCACCGGAAAGACGGCCAGCCAGGTGGAGAGCCTGCGTAAGCAATGGGGCATCAGGCCGGTTTACAAACTGGTGGACACCTGCGCCGCCGAGTTTGAGGCCTACACCCCTTACTATTACTCCACCTACGAGGTAGAAAACGAGGCTCGAGTCTCCGATAGGCCCTCGGTAATGATCCTGGGAGGGGGGCCCAACCGTATCGGTCAGGGGATCGAATTCGATTATTGCTGTGTTCACGCTTCATTTGCCCTCCGAGAGGAGGGAGTGGAATCCATCATGGTTAATTCCAATCCGGAAACCGTCTCCACTGACTACGACACCTCTGACAAACTTTACTTCGAACCCCTGACCTTTGAAGACGTCATGCATATCTACGAGATCCATCGTCCCCGGGGCGTTATAGTCCAGTTTGGGGGGCAGACGCCCCTTAACCTGGCCGTTCCCCTGGCCCGGGCTGGAGTGCCCATCCTGGGCACCAGCCCTGACGCCATAGATCGGGCCGAAGATCGAGAGCGCTTCAAGGCCCTGCTGGAGAAGCTGGGCCTAATCCAGCCTCCCAATGGCACGGCCTTCACCCTGGAGGAGGCCAAGGATGTAGCCTCCAGAATAGGATATCCTGTCCTGGTGAGGCCTTCTTACGTCCTTGGAGGGCGGGCCATGCAGATCGTCTATGATGAAGAAGGCCTTTCACGCTTTATGGTCGAGGCGGCTAAGGTCTCACCGGAGCATCCTGTCCTGATCGACAAGTTCCTTCAGGATGCCATAGAGGTAGATGTTGACGCCCTAAGCGACGGCACCCATACCGTGATCGGTGGCATCATGGAGCACATCGAAGAGGCCGGTATTCACTCCGGAGACTCGGCCTGTGTGCTTCCCCCCCATACCCTTAAATCATCGGTGGTAAACGAAATCGCCGAGGCTACCCGGGCTCTGGCCCGAGAGCTCGGGGTGGTAGGTCTAATGAACGTCCAGTACGCCGTAAAAGGGGGAGAGCTTTATGTCCTTGAGGTTAATCCTCGAGCCAGCCGAACAGTACCTTTCGTCTCCAAGGCGACTGGTGTGCCTTTAGCCAGACTGGCCACCAAGGTCATGCTTGGCCGAAGCCTCAAGGATTTGGGATTCACCTCCGAGATCAGGGTGCCCCATGTAGCGGTCAAGGAAAGTGTCTTTCCTTTTAGGCGGTTCCCGGGGGTGGATGTTCTTTTAGGACCAGAGATGAAATCCACGGGTGAGGTCATGGGCATAGACCAGTCCTTCGGTCTGGCCTTCGCCAAGGCTCAACTGGCCGCCGGTCAAAGGCTCCCTACCGAGGGGACAGTCTTTATTACCGTTAAGGACGAAGACAAGGAAGCTATCGTCGAGACGGCCAAGCTTTTATATGACCTGGGCTTTAAGATCATCGCCACTGAGGGGACCAGCGTCTTTCTGGCCAAACGGGGAGTGCCCAATCAGCGGGTTCTCAAGGTCTCTGAGGGCCGGCCCAATGTGGTTGACCTCATCAAGAACGGCCAAATACAATTGGTCATCAATACCGCCCTGGGCAAACGCACCAAAGAGGATGCCTATATTATCCGGCGGGCCACTCTGGACTACAACATTCCTTACGCCACCACTGTTGCCGGGGCTAAGGCCATGGCCTTGGCCGTTAAGGCCATGAAAGAAGAGGGTTTCCAGGTGGTTCCCCTCCAGGAATATTATCGCCGGGTACCCGAATGTTATTACCGACGCCAAGGGCTTATCAGATAG
- a CDS encoding KpsF/GutQ family sugar-phosphate isomerase: protein MAKAKEVLAIEIEGLATVREKLGDEFVRAVEIILRAPGRVVITGMGKSGLIGRKIVATLASLGTPALFLHPAEALHGDLGMVVPGDVVLAISNSGKTEEINALLPSFKGRGAKIIAFTGNPDSPLARAADVVIDCGVPREACPLGLAPTASTTAALAVGDALAVALLAFKDFSEQDFRRNHPGGTLGERLKVKVAEIMLTGEAVPKVEETASMSEAIAEMNRKGLGCVLIISQDGHLEGIITDGDLRRAITRYGEILSREISEIMTPRPKTVFYQRLAAEALEIMERHLITVLPVVDEDGHLAGIVHLHDLLGKGEFKFVV from the coding sequence TTGGCCAAGGCCAAGGAGGTCTTGGCCATTGAAATAGAAGGTTTGGCCACTGTCCGGGAAAAGCTGGGAGATGAGTTTGTCCGGGCGGTGGAGATAATTCTTAGGGCCCCGGGAAGAGTGGTAATCACCGGGATGGGCAAAAGCGGCCTCATTGGCCGCAAAATCGTGGCCACCCTGGCCTCTTTAGGCACGCCGGCCCTGTTCCTTCATCCGGCCGAGGCCCTCCACGGAGATTTGGGAATGGTGGTTCCCGGAGATGTGGTTCTGGCCATCTCCAACAGCGGTAAAACCGAGGAGATAAACGCCCTTTTGCCCAGTTTCAAGGGCCGAGGGGCCAAGATTATTGCCTTTACTGGCAACCCGGACTCTCCCCTGGCCCGGGCTGCAGACGTAGTTATAGATTGTGGTGTTCCTAGAGAGGCCTGCCCCCTGGGTCTGGCCCCCACGGCCTCAACTACCGCCGCCCTGGCGGTGGGGGATGCCCTGGCGGTAGCCCTTCTGGCCTTCAAAGACTTCTCCGAGCAGGACTTCCGCCGTAATCACCCCGGAGGGACTTTAGGAGAACGTCTCAAGGTCAAGGTTGCCGAAATAATGCTTACCGGAGAGGCCGTCCCCAAAGTAGAGGAAACGGCCTCTATGTCTGAGGCCATTGCCGAGATGAACCGAAAGGGCCTTGGTTGCGTGCTAATAATCTCCCAAGATGGACACCTGGAGGGAATCATCACCGATGGGGATCTCCGCCGGGCCATCACCCGATACGGGGAGATCCTCTCCCGAGAGATCTCTGAGATCATGACCCCCCGTCCCAAGACCGTCTTCTATCAACGCCTGGCCGCCGAGGCCCTGGAGATCATGGAGCGCCACCTGATCACCGTGCTGCCGGTGGTAGACGAAGATGGCCACCTAGCCGGAATCGTCCACCTCCATGACCTTCTGGGCAAGGGAGAATTTAAGTTCGTGGTCTAA
- a CDS encoding efflux RND transporter periplasmic adaptor subunit encodes MRGKSILITWISFIVLVIIAACSGSKEEGTATLKGREISAETYTVKAKTVPIFRSFPGTVEAKAEIVLSSKVSGYVTKVAVKEGDRVTPGTILLTIDDRQIRQQIAALKEAREAILKERQAILARLNYAKSNFERFKRLFKEEAATKEELERAQAEYLALKRQAQALERKERETVSRIKATESLLPYTQIKSPTEALVARRLVDQGSFVNVGQPLIYLDDLKAGFWLVAEIDESLLPFVSPDKEVVVTIPSLNKNLKAPVEVVVDHVSPQTRTFRIKVNLPIPIQAGLFARVYVPLEPRQALVVPQSAIFKRGDLTAVYVVGEDRTIRLRLVKTGQTFSLISGELLPYSNSGGNDLYVEILSGLNEGEKVIVGDLEKIKEGDVLGR; translated from the coding sequence ATGAGGGGAAAAAGCATCTTGATCACCTGGATTTCTTTTATCGTCCTTGTGATTATCGCCGCCTGTAGCGGCTCAAAAGAGGAAGGGACGGCCACCCTAAAGGGCCGAGAGATTTCGGCAGAAACGTACACCGTAAAGGCAAAGACTGTCCCCATCTTCCGCAGTTTTCCTGGCACAGTAGAGGCCAAGGCCGAAATAGTCCTCTCTTCCAAGGTCTCAGGCTATGTGACTAAAGTGGCCGTAAAAGAAGGAGACCGGGTAACTCCGGGGACTATTCTCCTGACCATAGACGACCGGCAGATTCGTCAACAGATTGCCGCCCTTAAAGAGGCCCGAGAGGCCATATTAAAAGAGAGACAGGCCATCCTGGCCCGCCTGAATTACGCCAAAAGCAATTTTGAACGTTTTAAGCGCCTGTTCAAGGAAGAGGCGGCCACCAAAGAGGAGCTGGAAAGGGCCCAGGCCGAGTATCTGGCCCTTAAAAGGCAGGCCCAAGCCTTAGAACGTAAAGAACGGGAGACCGTCTCTCGCATTAAAGCAACCGAATCTCTCCTCCCCTACACGCAGATCAAATCTCCTACCGAGGCCCTGGTGGCCAGACGGCTGGTGGATCAGGGTAGTTTTGTCAATGTGGGCCAGCCCCTTATCTATCTGGACGACCTTAAGGCTGGCTTCTGGCTGGTGGCCGAGATTGACGAATCCCTCCTGCCTTTTGTTTCTCCAGACAAAGAGGTAGTGGTGACTATTCCCAGCCTGAACAAAAACCTTAAGGCCCCGGTGGAGGTGGTGGTAGACCACGTTTCTCCTCAGACCAGAACTTTTCGTATCAAGGTAAATCTACCAATACCTATACAGGCCGGGCTTTTTGCCCGGGTTTACGTCCCCCTTGAGCCGCGCCAGGCGCTGGTAGTGCCTCAATCGGCCATTTTCAAAAGGGGTGATCTTACCGCCGTCTATGTGGTGGGAGAAGACCGAACCATCAGGCTCCGGCTGGTAAAAACAGGCCAGACCTTCTCTCTCATCTCAGGAGAGCTACTTCCATATTCAAACTCCGGGGGAAATGATCTGTATGTAGAGATCCTCTCCGGGCTCAATGAGGGAGAGAAGGTTATCGTCGGCGACCTTGAAAAGATAAAAGAAGGCGACGTTTTGGGTAGATAG